One stretch of Sphingomonas rosea DNA includes these proteins:
- a CDS encoding bifunctional riboflavin kinase/FAD synthetase: MQRLTPGTGMTEAFRDAVVALGNFDGFHLGHQAVVGRAVARAAHAGRPAIVATFDPHPVRFFQPDAAPFRLTSLDQREALFAGAGADAMLVFGFDDRLATTSAEDFVRLLREDVGASAVVTGEDFTFGARRGGNVEVLRAVGEGMGLSAETVGPVTIDGQPVSSSRIRRAIAEGDTATATRLLTRPFAIQGVVQHGDKRGRTMGYPTANMVLGDYQRPAYGIYAVTARLPDGTEVAGVANAGVRPTFEPPVELLETFLFDWSGDLYGQEIEVALHHFLRPERRFESMDALTVQMQRDEAEARRLLL; this comes from the coding sequence ATGCAGCGCCTTACCCCCGGCACCGGCATGACGGAAGCGTTCCGCGATGCCGTCGTCGCCCTTGGCAATTTCGACGGCTTCCACCTCGGCCATCAGGCCGTGGTCGGGCGCGCCGTGGCGCGGGCGGCCCACGCGGGGCGGCCGGCGATCGTCGCCACCTTTGATCCCCATCCGGTTCGCTTCTTCCAGCCCGACGCCGCGCCATTCCGGCTGACCAGCCTCGACCAGCGGGAAGCGCTGTTCGCCGGTGCGGGGGCCGACGCCATGCTGGTGTTCGGCTTCGACGACCGGCTCGCCACGACCAGCGCCGAGGATTTCGTCCGCCTGCTGCGTGAGGACGTCGGCGCCTCGGCGGTGGTGACGGGCGAGGACTTCACCTTCGGCGCGCGGCGCGGCGGCAATGTCGAGGTGCTGCGCGCGGTGGGCGAGGGGATGGGCCTCTCCGCCGAGACGGTGGGCCCGGTGACGATCGACGGCCAGCCGGTCAGCTCAAGCCGGATCCGCCGCGCCATCGCCGAGGGCGACACCGCGACCGCGACCCGCCTCCTCACCCGTCCGTTCGCGATCCAGGGCGTCGTCCAGCACGGGGACAAGCGCGGCCGCACCATGGGTTATCCGACCGCCAACATGGTGCTCGGCGACTATCAGCGCCCGGCTTATGGCATCTATGCGGTGACCGCGCGGCTCCCCGACGGCACCGAGGTCGCGGGAGTCGCCAATGCCGGCGTCCGCCCGACCTTCGAACCGCCGGTCGAGCTTCTCGAGACCTTCCTGTTCGACTGGTCGGGTGACCTCTACGGCCAGGAGATCGAGGTCGCGCTCCACCACTTCCTCCGCCCCGAGCGCCGCTTCGAGAGCATGGATGCGCTCACCGTCCAGATGCAGCGCGACGAAGCCGAGGCGCGGCGGTTGCTGCTCTAG
- the rpsM gene encoding 30S ribosomal protein S13, which translates to MARIAGVNIPTNKRVEIALTYIHGIGRTKAKEIAAKLNIASDRRVQDLSDQEVLQIRETIDADHTVEGDLRRETAMNIKRLMDLACYRGLRHRKGLPVRGQRTHTNARTRKGKAKPIAGKKK; encoded by the coding sequence ATGGCTCGTATTGCCGGGGTCAACATCCCCACCAACAAGCGCGTCGAGATCGCGCTCACCTACATCCACGGCATTGGTCGCACCAAGGCCAAGGAAATCGCCGCCAAGCTGAACATCGCTTCGGACCGCCGCGTCCAGGACCTGTCGGACCAGGAAGTCCTCCAGATCCGCGAGACGATCGACGCCGATCACACGGTCGAGGGTGACCTCCGCCGCGAGACCGCGATGAACATCAAGCGGCTGATGGACCTGGCCTGCTATCGTGGCCTGCGCCACCGCAAGGGCCTTCCGGTCCGCGGCCAGCGCACGCACACCAACGCGCGCACCCGCAAGGGCAAGGCCAAGCCGATCGCTGGCAAGAAGAAGTAA
- the rpsK gene encoding 30S ribosomal protein S11, which yields MAREPQRLRRRERKNISAGVAHVNASFNNTMITITDAQGNAIAWSSAGMMGFKGSRKSTPYAAQVAAEDAGKKAADHGVRTLEVEVKGPGSGRESALRALQAVGFQITSIRDVTPIPHNGVRPSKRRRV from the coding sequence ATGGCACGCGAACCCCAGCGCCTTCGGCGCCGCGAGCGCAAGAACATCTCGGCTGGCGTGGCTCACGTCAACGCGAGCTTCAACAACACCATGATCACCATCACCGACGCGCAGGGCAATGCGATTGCCTGGTCGAGCGCCGGCATGATGGGCTTCAAGGGTAGCCGCAAGTCGACTCCCTACGCCGCGCAGGTCGCGGCCGAGGACGCCGGCAAGAAGGCCGCCGACCACGGCGTCCGCACCCTCGAGGTCGAGGTCAAGGGTCCCGGTTCGGGCCGCGAGAGCGCGCTTCGCGCCCTCCAGGCCGTCGGCTTCCAGATCACCTCGATCCGCGACGTGACCCCGATCCCGCACAATGGTGTCCGTCCGAGCAAGCGTCGCCGCGTCTAA
- a CDS encoding DNA-directed RNA polymerase subunit alpha: MAVNAKNWQELKKPNALERKVAGDARRKAVFVAEPLERGFGMTLGNSLRRVLLSSLQGAAITSIKIEGVLHEFSSLAGVREDVTDIVLNVKQIALKFEGEGPKRLHLTATGPGEVTAGQIQTSGDIEITNPDLVICHLDQGATLNMELTADVGKGYVAAAANRPLDAPIGLIPIDALYSPVRQVAYKVENTRVGQELDYDKLTLTVETDGTVSPEEAIGYAARILQDQLALFVGFDDQSYRAASPMIGQAIPSAAPMGGGAVPETTDTNQLNRYLLKKVDELELSVRSANCLKNDNIIYIGDLVQKTEAEMLRTPNFGRKSLNEIKEVLASMGLRLGMDIPGWPPENIEEMAKKLEQEMLG; the protein is encoded by the coding sequence ATGGCCGTCAACGCAAAGAACTGGCAGGAACTGAAGAAGCCCAACGCGCTGGAGCGCAAGGTCGCCGGCGACGCCCGCCGCAAGGCCGTGTTCGTCGCCGAGCCGCTCGAGCGCGGGTTCGGCATGACGCTCGGCAACTCGCTGCGCCGCGTGCTGCTCTCCAGCCTCCAGGGCGCCGCGATCACCTCGATCAAGATCGAAGGCGTGCTGCACGAGTTCTCGAGCCTCGCGGGTGTCCGCGAGGACGTCACCGACATCGTCCTCAACGTGAAGCAGATCGCGCTCAAGTTCGAGGGCGAGGGTCCGAAGCGCCTTCACCTGACCGCGACCGGTCCGGGCGAAGTGACCGCGGGCCAGATCCAGACCTCGGGCGACATCGAGATCACCAACCCCGATCTCGTCATCTGCCACCTCGACCAGGGTGCGACGCTCAACATGGAGCTGACCGCCGACGTCGGTAAGGGTTATGTCGCCGCAGCCGCCAACCGTCCGCTCGACGCGCCGATCGGCCTCATTCCGATCGACGCCCTCTACAGCCCGGTCCGCCAGGTCGCCTACAAGGTGGAAAACACCCGCGTCGGCCAGGAGCTCGACTACGACAAGCTGACGCTGACGGTCGAGACCGACGGCACCGTCTCGCCGGAAGAGGCGATCGGCTATGCCGCGCGCATCCTGCAGGACCAGCTCGCGCTGTTCGTCGGTTTCGACGACCAGAGCTACCGCGCGGCCTCGCCGATGATCGGCCAGGCGATCCCGTCGGCGGCCCCGATGGGCGGCGGCGCGGTGCCGGAGACCACCGACACCAACCAGCTCAACCGCTACCTTCTCAAGAAGGTCGACGAGCTCGAGCTGTCGGTCCGTTCGGCCAACTGCCTCAAGAACGACAACATCATCTACATCGGTGACCTCGTCCAGAAGACCGAGGCCGAGATGCTCCGCACGCCGAACTTCGGCCGCAAGAGCCTCAACGAGATCAAGGAAGTCCTTGCCTCGATGGGCCTGCGCCTCGGCATGGACATCCCCGGCTGGCCGCCGGAGAACATCGAAGAGATGGCCAAGAAGCTCGAGCAGGAAATGCTCGGCTAA
- the rplQ gene encoding 50S ribosomal protein L17 — MRHRVGHRKLQRTSAHRAAMFRNMAAALIKHEQITTTLAKAKELRPYTEKLVTLAKKGGLSNRRLAHARLLDDVQLVKLFDVLAERYAGRSGGYCRVVKAGIRQSDAAPMAIIEFVDRDVSAKGQDSGPVMIDDEDDQQAA, encoded by the coding sequence ATGCGTCACCGCGTCGGCCATCGTAAGCTGCAGCGCACCTCGGCCCACCGCGCGGCCATGTTCCGCAACATGGCGGCCGCCCTCATCAAGCACGAGCAGATCACCACCACCCTCGCCAAGGCGAAGGAGCTTCGCCCGTACACCGAGAAGCTGGTCACGCTCGCCAAGAAGGGTGGCCTGTCGAACCGTCGCCTCGCGCACGCCCGTCTCCTCGACGACGTGCAGCTGGTGAAGCTGTTCGACGTGCTGGCCGAGCGTTACGCCGGCCGCAGCGGCGGTTACTGCCGCGTCGTCAAGGCCGGCATCCGCCAGTCGGATGCCGCCCCGATGGCGATCATCGAATTCGTCGACCGCGACGTCTCGGCCAAGGGCCAGGATTCGGGTCCGGTGATGATCGACGACGAGGACGATCAGCAGGCCGCCTGA
- a CDS encoding undecaprenyl-diphosphate phosphatase, with translation MPILWLVVILGIVEGLTEYLPVSSTGHLILATELMGFDADRWALFNVAIQPGAILAIVVLYWRTFWTVARGLLGWEHGAVIFTRNLLVAFLPAVVVGLALNDFVDALLGNAAVVAWSLIIGGVAILAVERFAKTEPTGGISGVSLKQSIAVGLVQCLAMVPGVSRSGATILGAMSFGVDRRTAAEFSFFLAVPTLTGATVLQLAKHHDQLNSDMLQWIGLGAVISFVVAVAVVKGFIAVVTRYGFAPFAWYRIVAGAAALVWLGMR, from the coding sequence ATGCCGATCCTCTGGCTGGTGGTCATCCTCGGCATCGTCGAGGGCCTGACCGAATATCTGCCCGTCTCCTCGACCGGGCACCTCATCCTCGCGACCGAACTCATGGGGTTCGACGCTGACCGCTGGGCCCTGTTCAACGTCGCGATCCAGCCGGGCGCGATCCTCGCCATCGTGGTGCTCTACTGGCGCACCTTCTGGACGGTGGCGCGCGGGCTCCTCGGCTGGGAGCATGGCGCGGTCATCTTTACCCGCAACCTCCTCGTCGCCTTCCTGCCGGCGGTGGTGGTCGGCTTGGCACTCAACGATTTCGTCGATGCGCTCCTCGGCAACGCCGCAGTGGTCGCCTGGTCGCTGATCATCGGCGGGGTGGCGATCCTCGCGGTCGAGCGCTTCGCCAAGACCGAGCCCACGGGCGGCATCAGCGGTGTCAGCCTCAAACAGTCGATCGCGGTGGGCCTCGTCCAGTGCCTCGCGATGGTGCCGGGCGTCAGCCGCTCGGGCGCGACCATCCTCGGCGCGATGAGCTTCGGGGTCGACCGCCGCACCGCCGCCGAATTCAGCTTCTTCCTCGCGGTGCCGACACTGACGGGCGCGACCGTGCTCCAGCTCGCCAAGCATCACGACCAGCTCAACAGCGACATGTTGCAGTGGATCGGGCTCGGCGCGGTCATTTCCTTCGTCGTCGCGGTCGCGGTGGTGAAGGGTTTCATCGCGGTCGTCACCCGCTACGGCTTCGCGCCCTTTGCCTGGTACCGGATCGTCGCGGGCGCCGCGGCGCTCGTCTGGCTGGGGATGCGCTGA